One genomic segment of Chitinophaga sancti includes these proteins:
- a CDS encoding LytTR family DNA-binding domain-containing protein, with protein sequence MRPLDAITIDDEPIAHEILSLFSKKLNGIRLKRQFTNPEQAYQYLASNHVDLILLDIEMADVNGFSFYRSLPQRPMVIFTTAHPEYALEGFNVAAVDYLLKPFSEERFEQAILKAGMQKDLQEMAHSLTIRADYETRNVQLKDILYIEGLNNYVKIYTTSATHPLLSMMSLKEMMSRLPGHQFMRIHRSYIVPRPRVSAITSRYVTVAGKKLPVGDTYRSSVMTILQ encoded by the coding sequence GACGAGCCGATCGCCCACGAAATTCTATCTCTATTCAGCAAAAAACTAAACGGGATCAGGCTGAAACGACAATTTACCAATCCGGAGCAGGCATATCAATACCTGGCCAGCAATCATGTAGACCTGATCCTGCTGGATATAGAAATGGCGGATGTAAATGGTTTTTCTTTTTACAGATCGTTGCCACAGCGACCTATGGTGATCTTCACAACCGCGCATCCGGAGTATGCATTAGAAGGATTTAACGTAGCGGCGGTTGACTACCTGTTGAAACCCTTTTCGGAAGAGCGTTTTGAACAGGCGATCCTGAAAGCCGGTATGCAGAAAGATTTGCAGGAAATGGCGCACTCACTGACTATCAGGGCCGACTATGAAACGAGGAATGTGCAGCTGAAAGACATCCTTTATATCGAAGGGTTAAACAACTACGTTAAGATCTATACCACATCGGCCACACATCCCTTATTGTCGATGATGTCGCTGAAAGAGATGATGAGCCGCTTGCCGGGGCATCAGTTCATGCGCATACACAGATCTTACATCGTACCTCGCCCCAGGGTGAGCGCAATTACCAGCCGTTACGTCACGGTGGCAGGGAAAAAGCTGCCGGTAGGCGATACTTATCGAAGTAGTGTGATGACGATTCTCCAATAA
- a CDS encoding helix-turn-helix transcriptional regulator produces the protein MQRAMVNNNQNILNDTLLTQSFSQQDSPLAQCQLVAKMYAGIENAVAVLSDLKANRSYIYSGGVGAALGLDIGSEVDSIWEEDLFSRIRPDDLEAKHAMELQFFHMLKDLPNHERYDYYVNSILHMRNAQEEYVPVQHRMFYIRSADNGSVWMALCLYNFPPQQVESDNYFGRIVNSRTGKIMLPDRQQVNDILSEREKDVLRMIRTGSSSKEIATRFSISVYTVNRHRQNILQKLHVNNSMAALRIADAIHLLEN, from the coding sequence ATGCAACGTGCAATGGTTAATAATAACCAAAATATACTGAATGATACGCTGTTGACGCAATCCTTTTCGCAACAGGATTCTCCGCTGGCCCAGTGCCAGTTGGTCGCGAAGATGTATGCGGGTATCGAAAATGCGGTGGCGGTACTGAGTGACCTGAAGGCTAACAGGAGTTATATCTATTCCGGTGGCGTGGGGGCCGCATTGGGACTGGACATTGGATCGGAGGTCGACTCTATCTGGGAAGAAGATTTATTTAGCCGGATACGGCCGGATGACCTGGAAGCAAAACATGCGATGGAACTTCAATTCTTCCATATGCTGAAGGACCTGCCGAATCATGAACGATACGATTACTATGTAAACAGTATTCTTCATATGCGGAATGCCCAGGAGGAATATGTACCAGTGCAACACCGTATGTTCTATATCAGGAGTGCGGATAATGGCAGTGTGTGGATGGCGCTGTGCCTGTACAATTTTCCTCCGCAGCAGGTGGAAAGTGATAATTATTTCGGGCGGATCGTGAATTCAAGAACGGGAAAAATCATGTTGCCAGACAGGCAACAGGTCAATGATATTCTCTCAGAAAGAGAAAAAGATGTACTGCGTATGATCAGGACTGGCAGTAGCAGTAAGGAGATTGCAACGCGGTTTTCTATTAGTGTGTATACGGTGAACAGGCACCGGCAGAATATTCTGCAAAAGCTGCATGTGAACAACTCCATGGCAGCTTTAAGGATTGCTGACGCTATTCATCTGTTAGAGAATTAG
- a CDS encoding DUF2911 domain-containing protein yields the protein MKTIITTLISLSLSTGIYAQTLKVPAASSETSITQKVGIHDVTLKYNRPNMNGRKIFGGLVPYGSVWRLGANGIPAITFEDAVSIEGHKIEAGTYGLFAIPEKDKWTIIISKKSNQWGSYSYSKEDDLLRFDVKPSTLPYAVETYTMAFENVKPAAAVLSISWDHTQVQLHMTVDQKAEIMASIDSAMATEKKPYMQAAQYYYDNNIDAKKALEWINEMDKAQPNVFYIKYWKAKIQLKAGDKAGAIASSKESIELAKKENIQEYINLNNEFLKQAIK from the coding sequence ATGAAAACTATAATTACCACCCTTATATCCCTTTCACTATCAACCGGGATATATGCGCAAACCTTGAAAGTACCAGCTGCCAGCAGCGAGACCAGCATCACACAAAAAGTAGGTATTCACGATGTAACATTAAAGTACAACCGTCCAAACATGAATGGTCGTAAGATCTTTGGTGGCCTGGTACCTTACGGTTCCGTATGGAGACTGGGTGCGAACGGTATTCCTGCTATTACCTTTGAAGATGCGGTAAGCATAGAAGGTCACAAGATCGAAGCAGGAACTTATGGCCTGTTCGCTATTCCTGAAAAGGATAAATGGACGATCATCATCAGCAAAAAATCCAATCAGTGGGGTTCCTATTCCTACAGCAAAGAGGACGATCTGTTGCGTTTTGATGTAAAGCCATCAACCCTGCCTTATGCAGTAGAAACTTACACCATGGCTTTCGAAAATGTAAAGCCCGCTGCTGCTGTATTGAGCATTTCATGGGATCATACACAGGTGCAACTGCACATGACGGTCGATCAGAAAGCTGAGATCATGGCAAGCATTGATTCTGCTATGGCGACAGAAAAGAAGCCTTACATGCAGGCAGCACAATATTATTACGACAATAATATCGATGCTAAAAAAGCGCTGGAATGGATCAATGAAATGGACAAGGCACAGCCAAACGTATTTTATATTAAATACTGGAAAGCGAAGATACAGTTGAAAGCTGGTGATAAAGCCGGTGCAATTGCTTCTTCCAAAGAGAGTATAGAGCTGGCAAAGAAAGAAAATATACAGGAGTATATCAACCTCAACAACGAGTTTCTGAAGCAGGCAATTAAATAA
- a CDS encoding DUF1349 domain-containing protein gives MKKILWTVASLIAMQSLSAQTLEKMQWYNEPARWDIKDKALTMFVTPQTDYWRISHYGFTVDDAPFYYANYGGEFEVKVKLTGNYKARFDQMGLMIRTDQENYIKTGVEFVDGKFNVSTVVTHKTSDWSVTTLEKVPPFIWIKAVRRLDAVEIFYSFDDVNYVMTRNCPLQDNRPVMVGLMAASPDGQGFEAKFDNFTVKHLPDQRRLEWLNKK, from the coding sequence ATGAAAAAGATTCTCTGGACCGTAGCTTCCCTCATCGCCATGCAGAGCCTATCTGCACAGACCCTTGAGAAAATGCAGTGGTATAACGAACCCGCCAGATGGGATATTAAGGATAAGGCATTGACTATGTTCGTGACCCCGCAAACAGATTACTGGCGTATTTCCCACTATGGCTTTACGGTAGACGACGCTCCTTTTTATTATGCTAACTACGGCGGGGAATTTGAAGTAAAGGTAAAACTCACCGGCAATTATAAAGCACGTTTCGATCAGATGGGCCTGATGATCAGAACAGACCAGGAAAACTATATCAAGACAGGAGTGGAGTTTGTAGATGGTAAGTTCAATGTAAGCACCGTTGTGACCCACAAAACCAGCGACTGGTCTGTAACCACCCTGGAAAAGGTGCCGCCGTTCATCTGGATCAAAGCCGTAAGAAGACTGGATGCAGTAGAGATCTTTTACTCTTTTGACGATGTGAATTATGTCATGACCCGCAACTGTCCTTTGCAGGACAATCGCCCTGTAATGGTAGGTCTGATGGCTGCTTCTCCTGATGGACAGGGTTTCGAAGCAAAGTTCGATAACTTTACCGTAAAGCATTTACCTGACCAGCGTCGATTAGAGTGGTTGAATAAAAAATAA
- a CDS encoding TonB-dependent receptor — MKWTIPGILLLLFCVLQTHAQTPLNEVTVTASAMPVELRKISSSVSIIKSSDPEMKQIQTIDEALRYIPGVAVDRNRGLTTTGSHTTVTLRGTGSAGRTLILKDGIPLNDTYTGGVSLWNSIASNSIARIEVVRGPGSSIYGSSSMGGTINLVTENPRKQTTFGADVRYGSMNTLITNVKAGKLFNNGFGIIAFIEYKKTGGYQYMADSLWKSYYQKPVMELLNANVKVVYQLNERSKLEGIVDLHTENPASGTSILYKEKNNVANFLLRYTGKNNWFDYSASAYYNHEKMNTDALNYNTEKGAFSTNYYTTNVPVDVMGFIGKISRKIGVNDLTIGGDIRLNKLSSEKYYYGKGNQNYSGNQNFYSLFINDDLSVGNSLNFNVGLRWDNWHNNNGKFYDNQSGTPTAIHYSNASSSVLSPKAGVVYRINDQFRLRAVYAMGFKAPSMYYMYNSSLLGSTFRLGNPDLKPERMVYSVEAGADYTIGQVLEVAATAYTSRYKDFLDAVLIDASKVPSYFDPGSWAVRQYINIGAVRLSGIEASVRYKVAPYLTTILSYFYNNSKILRYESNTAYEGNEMDGNPHHRLDGGIAFSKAKLFDASVWVRYADKSYGDLENTKARELAATTVFDIRVAKQIAKFNVYANVLNLFDKLYYGYYGSATSYYYAPRRSFNVGVSYNL, encoded by the coding sequence ATGAAGTGGACTATACCCGGCATATTATTGCTGTTATTTTGCGTGCTCCAAACTCACGCGCAGACACCATTAAATGAAGTAACCGTCACGGCATCCGCCATGCCGGTAGAGCTGCGAAAGATCTCATCCAGCGTCTCTATCATCAAGAGCAGTGATCCTGAGATGAAACAGATACAAACCATTGATGAGGCATTAAGATACATACCCGGCGTTGCAGTAGATCGAAACAGGGGATTGACCACTACTGGTTCTCACACCACTGTAACCCTGAGAGGTACTGGCTCCGCAGGGCGTACACTGATCCTGAAAGATGGCATTCCATTAAATGATACTTACACCGGTGGGGTTTCCTTATGGAACAGCATTGCGTCCAACAGTATTGCAAGAATTGAGGTTGTACGCGGTCCCGGGTCTTCTATTTACGGTTCCAGTTCTATGGGGGGTACGATTAATTTGGTGACTGAAAATCCCCGCAAACAAACCACGTTCGGCGCAGATGTACGCTATGGATCTATGAATACTTTAATCACTAATGTGAAAGCCGGTAAGCTCTTTAACAACGGCTTTGGCATTATTGCATTTATAGAGTATAAGAAAACAGGTGGTTACCAATACATGGCAGATAGCCTATGGAAAAGCTATTACCAAAAGCCAGTCATGGAATTATTAAATGCAAATGTAAAGGTCGTGTATCAGCTGAATGAACGATCCAAACTGGAAGGTATCGTAGACCTGCACACTGAAAACCCCGCTTCCGGTACATCCATATTATATAAGGAGAAAAACAATGTAGCCAATTTCCTCCTGCGGTATACAGGAAAAAATAACTGGTTCGACTATAGCGCTTCCGCTTATTATAATCATGAGAAAATGAATACGGATGCCCTGAATTACAATACGGAAAAAGGGGCCTTTAGCACTAACTATTATACAACTAATGTACCTGTTGATGTAATGGGTTTTATTGGGAAGATCAGCCGTAAAATAGGCGTAAATGACCTGACTATTGGCGGAGATATAAGATTAAATAAATTGTCATCAGAAAAATATTATTACGGCAAAGGCAATCAAAACTATTCCGGCAATCAGAATTTCTATTCCTTATTTATAAATGATGATCTGTCTGTAGGCAATTCCCTGAATTTCAATGTAGGCTTGCGCTGGGATAACTGGCACAATAACAATGGTAAATTTTACGATAACCAAAGTGGTACACCGACGGCTATTCATTACAGCAATGCTTCTTCGTCAGTATTGTCTCCCAAAGCAGGTGTAGTATATCGTATCAATGACCAGTTCCGGCTCAGGGCTGTATATGCCATGGGCTTCAAGGCGCCCAGTATGTATTACATGTACAATTCGTCACTGCTGGGTAGTACTTTCCGCTTAGGAAATCCGGATCTGAAACCTGAGCGGATGGTGTATTCTGTAGAAGCAGGTGCTGATTATACCATCGGTCAGGTGCTGGAAGTAGCTGCTACCGCTTACACATCCCGCTATAAAGACTTCCTGGATGCGGTGCTCATAGATGCTTCAAAGGTGCCCTCATACTTTGATCCGGGTTCATGGGCTGTACGTCAATACATTAATATCGGTGCAGTCCGGCTCTCAGGTATAGAGGCATCTGTACGTTACAAAGTGGCACCTTATCTCACCACGATACTGAGTTATTTCTACAATAACTCAAAGATCCTCAGGTACGAATCCAATACCGCCTACGAAGGCAATGAAATGGACGGCAACCCGCATCATCGATTGGATGGCGGTATCGCATTTTCAAAAGCCAAACTCTTTGATGCAAGTGTTTGGGTAAGGTATGCCGATAAAAGTTATGGTGATCTGGAAAATACCAAAGCAAGAGAGCTGGCAGCTACCACTGTATTTGATATAAGGGTCGCAAAACAGATCGCAAAATTCAATGTATATGCCAATGTTTTGAACCTGTTTGATAAGTTGTATTACGGCTACTATGGCTCTGCCACCAGTTATTATTATGCACCCCGCCGCTCATTTAATGTAGGCGTATCTTATAATTTATGA
- a CDS encoding response regulator has translation MCKDQITILLVDDDIEDQTLLSEAIHKIAPAICIKLFNNGSEVLHYLSSREDDTPCLIVLDYNMPGINGLQVLERIGEIHRLISIPKIVWSTSNSHHFRTQCLNAGAFRYIVKPQNLHDLNQIAADIIDTCERAA, from the coding sequence ATGTGCAAAGACCAGATTACCATTTTACTGGTAGATGATGATATTGAAGACCAGACACTACTTTCTGAAGCCATTCATAAAATAGCGCCAGCTATTTGTATTAAATTATTCAATAACGGGTCTGAGGTTTTACATTATTTATCTTCCAGGGAGGATGACACACCTTGTTTAATAGTATTGGATTACAACATGCCGGGCATCAATGGCCTACAGGTGCTGGAGCGGATTGGAGAAATCCACAGGCTCATCAGCATTCCCAAAATAGTTTGGAGTACGTCCAATTCTCATCACTTTAGAACACAATGTTTGAACGCCGGAGCATTCAGGTATATCGTAAAGCCGCAAAATCTGCATGACCTGAACCAGATTGCAGCGGATATTATTGATACTTGTGAGCGGGCGGCTTAG